Genomic DNA from Anaerolineae bacterium:
CGGCCACCATTGGCCGGAGTTGATGTCCAGCATGAGGGAGGACGACTGCAGCGATCGCTCCGTCCAGTAACCGCCCGTGAGGCGGTGCAGGACGAAGTCCTCCACCAACAGGAACCGCCGTGCCGCCCGGTACGCCTGCGGATCGTTCCGCTTCAGCCAGAGGATCTTGCACGCGGGCCAGGTGGGAGCGACCTGCGGCTGCCCGGTGATGCGGAAGGCGGCGGGGGCGCCGAACTCCGCCTCGATCAGGGCTGCCTCAGCGGCGGGGCGGTTGTCCAGCCACACCAGGGCCGGGCGCGCGGGCCGGCCGTCGCCGTCCACCGGGATGATGGTCTCCGCCTGGCTGGAGACGGCCAGAGCGCGTACCGACTGGGGATCGATGCCGGCAGCGGCCAACGCTCTCCGCACCGCGGTGCAGCAGGACGACCAGTAGACCTCGGCGTCCAGTTCCACCGCATCGGGGGCGGGCTGGCTGAGGACGTACTCGACGGTGGCGCTGCCGACCACGGCGCCGTCTGCAGCGAACAGCGCCGCCTTCACGGCGGTGGTGCCCACGTCGATCCCCAGGTAGACGGCCACATCGATTGCCTAGGCGATGACCTCGATGTCGAGCAATCGACAAAGCCGCTCTAACTGCCGCCGCTGGTCGCCGTAGGCGATGATGTAGTGTTGGGAGAGCACCTGCCGGGCGAAGTCCTCCACCGGCCTGTCGGGCGCGAACTCGATGCTGGGCAGTTGCGGGGCCGGCGGCTCCCAGCCCGCCTCCTCCCAGGGCCGCGGGCTCAGCGCCTCACCGACGGCGATGTGCATGCGGTAGCGGTCGCCGCGGCTGGCCAAGCGGCAGATGGTGGCGCGGCCGGTGCGGACGCGGGAGACGTTGAGAATGCCGTCCGTCAGGCCGCCGAAGCCGGGCCAGGGCAGCACCGTCACCGGGCCATCCACCACCTCGGTGGGCACGTAGTCGGGCACGCCCATCAGGAGGCGGTCGCGGTAGTACTCGTAGAACTCGAAGTAGGCGCCCACCTGGCCGGTGAGGTAGCGAACGATGAGTTGGGTCACGGCGCCGAGGCCGTCGTTCTCGGGGATGGAGGCGACGCCGCCCTCATCGGCCAGCAGCATCAGCGCCAGGGCGGGCGGGAAGTGGAGCAGCTTCTTCACCCCGTAGACATCCACCAGGGAGACGGCCTCGTAGCCCCGCTCCCGCACCTTCTCCATCAGCGCCAGGTAGAGCCGCACGCCCTTCTCCAGAGCGGCATCCTCCACCGGCCGGTCAAACGTCCAGGTGGCACGCAGCTTGTCCATCAGGCCACGGATGTCGCCGTCGGGGACCGCCTCCATCTTCTGGGTGATCTCCAGGGTGTCGAAGACCTCCACCTCGGGCCCGAGGAGGCGACGTAGGGAGACGCCGTCCACCTGGGTGCCGTAGAGGTTCATGTCCCGGTAGCCCATCATGCCTACGCGCGCCCGGCGCAGGCGGGCCGCCGCCTGCGCCACCCGGGCGCACGCAGCCACCTCAGCGGCGGCGGCGTAGGGCGCCTCCGGCGTGTCCCAGACGTACTCGAAGCGGAAGCCCAACGCCTCCATGGGGTCGCGCAGGGCGCTGGTGCCGGCCTGGTCGGCGGTGGTGACGAGGCGGCCGCCCTGGTACTCCCCCGTGAGGCCCCAGAGCACCATGGGCAGGTGGCGGTAGGGCTCGATGACGTTGATCACCGTCTGCGAGGGTATCCAGCCGGCCAGGCAGACGACTAGCAGGTCGAAAGGCTCGTGGGCCAGGTCCTGGAGGGCGCGGGCTTCATCGCGGCCGGCAGGGTCATCGCTCACCGGTCCCGTGGTGACCAGCGCCAGCCCCTGGTCGCGCAGGGCCTGCTGGGCCCGGCTGACCTTGGCGGCGATCAGCTCCGGGGGGCTGTTGACCTCGCCGAAGCCTACGAAGCCGACCTGAACGGGGGGCAGGGACATCACTCGCCTCCTTGCGCCTGGTGGAGTTCCTCCAGTAGCTCGACCGCCGTGTCCACCAGCGCCTCGATGCCGTCGATGCCGACGCGGTTGGCCCCCACCATGGTCTCGTAGCCCTGCTGTTCGAAGGCTTCTCGGGTGGGCTGGTACATGATGACGTCGTTGGTGAGCTCGGCCACCACGGTGTGTTTGAAGGGGGAGCGCTGCTTGATGCTCAGCCCATGCTCGACGAACAGCTCACCGGCATTGGTGGCGATAGCGAAGGGGCCGATGTGGGCGGCGTTGACGGGCACGGCCAGCTTCTCGGGCATGGCCCCAATGAAGCGCACCATGTCCTCGCCGAAGACCTCGCGCCGGTTGGGCCAGCCGAGGCGATCGAAGGCCTCCTCGGGCTGGGCGCAGACGTCCCGCCGGTCCACCGTTACGTCCCGGCGACGGGCCCCGACGGACACCGGCCCGGTCACCGGTACGGCCCGCTTGGCGGCGGCCAGGGCGTACCCGGCAAAGTGCTCGGCCGCCTGCAGCCAGGAGTCGGGGGTGCGCTCCAGCAGGAAGCCGGGGATGGTGGAGTTGACGTTGGCGCAGGCGCCGGGGGTGAACACGCTCACCAGGGCGTTCCCGTAGTGCTCGCGCAGGGTGCGGGCAATGACGCCCGGGTAGTCGGCGGAGTAGCGGGTGCCGAAGTGGGTGTTGACGTGGACGCTGAAGTTGACGAAGGCGCCGAACGGCTTGCCGTCGGCGTCGTCGAAGCGCAGCACCCATAGCTCCGGGTCTATCGGGCCCGCCGAGCCCAGGAACTGAGGAAAGCGGTTCAGGTCGTTGAGGAGATCGAAGAACCAGGTGTTGACCGCTTTGCCGTCCTTGGCCAGCACGCGCCGGTTGTGCAGGCTGTGGTGCACCAGCGACCGGCCGATGTGCATGGTGGCGGGACGGAGCGCAGCCACGGCCCGGGTGATGCTCTCCGCGATGAGGCCGGGCAAAGTCGCCAGGTAGTCGGGGTCGGTAACCCCGAAGGAGTAGAGGCCCTCGGCGGTGTAGGGCCCGCTGTGGGTGTGGCTGCAGGAGACGATGATAGCCTCGGCGGGGACGCCGGACCGTGCCGCCGCCTGCTCGATGGCGGGATCCACGATGGCGCGAGGCAGGCCGATGAGGTCCACCCCCACCACGGCCACCATCCGCCCATCGGCCTCGGCCACCATGGACTTAGCCTGGAGAGGATCGTCCACGCCCACGTTGGTGCGCGGCTTGAGGCTGCCGCACATGGGCAAGCCGACAGGGGGCGTGATGTCCATCTCCGCGAAACCGACTCGCAACGCGCTTCCCGCCATGGGATCTCCCTTGGTGCCGATTCCGGCGCCGCTATGGTGTTGACCGATCGGCCCGGCTCAAAGCTAGGCGTACCCCAGTTCCCGCTCCGCCTCGTGCAGGGCCTCGTCTATGATGTCCAGCCCCTTGAGGGCCAGTTCGTCGCTCATAATCAGGGGCGGCGAGAGCCGCAGATTGTGCCCCGCCGGAATCCAGGCCAGGCCCTTCTGGAAAGCCTTCTGGTAGGTGAGCACGCCTGCCTTCTCGAATGGCTCCTTGGTGATCCGGTCCTTGACCAGCTCGATGCCGAGCAGGCAACCCTTCCCGCGCACCTCGCCGACGGTGGGATGCTCCGCCTGCAAGCGCTGCAGCCGGGATAGCATCAGGTCGCCCAGGTGCGCCGCCCGCTCCACCAGGCCCTCTTCCTCCAGCACCTCGATGGAGGCGAGGGCGGCGGCGCAGGCCATGGGGTTACCGCCGTAGGACGTAGAGGCGCTGATCCGCTCCACTTTCGATTTGTGGCGCTCGCTCACCAGCACGGCCGTGACCGGGAAGCCGTTTCCGAGCCCCTTGCCCAGGGTCATGACGTCGGGGACGGTGTCCCAGTGCTCCATGCAGAACATGCGGCCGGTGCGTCCCATGCCCGTCAGCACCTCATCGGCAAGCAGCAGTGCTCCGTGTTCATCGCAGAGGGCCTTGAGGGCGGGCACGAATCCTTCGGGCGGCACCACGCTGCCGGCCCACCCCTGGATGGGCTCCAGGACTACACCCGCCAGCCGGCCCGAGGTCTCCTCGGCGATCACGGTGCGGATGAAGTCTACGCAGCGCAGACCGCACGTGGCCCGCTCCAAGCCGAACAGGCAGCGGTAGCAGTGTGGCCGAGGGACCAGGTAGAACCCAGGAGCCCGTAGCCCCTGACTGGCGTCCATCCGCCCCAGGCTCACCGCCCCCATGGTCTTGCCGTGAAAGTCCTGATGGAACGAGATGAACTCGAGCCCGCCGGTGGCAGCGCGCATGACTCTGAGGCCCGCCTCCACTGCTGTCGTGCCCGAATCGTAGAGTTGGACGCCGTTGAGCTTGGCCTCGCCTTGGCCCATGCCCAGGCTAGCCAGGCGCTCCAGGAGGGCCGTCTTTATGGGAGTGGTGAAGTCATGGCAGTTCATCAAGGTGTGGGCATGGCGGGCCACAGCCTCGCTTACTTTGGGGTGGCAATGGCCCAGATTGGTGACGTAGATGCCCGAAGAGAAGTCGAGGTAGGTGTTGCCATCCACATCGGTCAGGGTGACACCGTGACCCTTCTCGAAGGCCACGGGGAAGAGGCGCACCTGCGAGCTGTAGCCCTTCATGATGCGGCTGGCCCGGTCGTGCAGGGCTCGCGATCTGGGGCCAGGAGGTGAAGTCACAATCCGCGGCACGCTGTCAACGTCCACATCCGCCCAGGTTGCCATGGCTGAGTCTGCCCCCCGCCGCGACCGGCTGTTCTGTGCGACTCCGTGCGAGTCCACACAGAATCACACAGCCAGTATACTGCAGGCAAGGCGCCCCGTCAATAGGTGACGTACCTCCCGATGCCTAGTGGCCAGCGACGGTCGGCGAGGGAGAGCCCGAGGGGCGGGGGCGGAGGCTTTGACACGCTGGTGCTGGGTGCCCCTGAGATGGCAGACTGGTGTGAGGTTCGTTCTTGTTCGAATGCTGTGCTATCTTGCATGAGGTGACCCGGTCAGGAGTAGCCCGCCATGCTCAAGCAAGAGAGGGAATCCGAGATCGTGCGTCTGCTTTCCCAGTCGGATAGCGGGGTGCTGAGCGTCGCCCAATTGAGCCGCCTCCTCTCCGTGTCCGAGATGACCATCCGACGGGACCTGGAGACCTTGGCGAATCAGGGGCTGGTGAAGCGGATCCACGGTGGCGCCGTGCACGTCAACAGCGCTCTCCTGTTCGAGCGGTCGTTTGCCGAGCGCGGACGGGAGAGTCGGCAGGCGAAGGTCGCGATCGGTCGCACTGCTGCTGGGATGGTCCACGATGGGCAAGTCATCATCTTGGATGCCGGCACCACGACGCTGGAAGTAGCTAGGCATTTGGCTGCCAGGCGCGTCACGGCGGTCACCAATGCTCTGCCCGTCGCTTCCGAGCTCTCCGCCCATACGGAGGTGTCGGCCATCCTCTTGGGGGGAGAGGTGAAGGGGCCCGAGCTCTGCACCGTCGGACCCATGGTGACCGAGAGCCTCAGCCGTATGTCAGCGGACCTGCTGTTCCTCAGCACCGCGGGCTTCTCTCCAGATCGCGGTCTCACCGAGCCCGACCTGCGCGAGGCCGAGGTGAAGCGGGCCATGATGCGGGTGGCCAAACGTGTGTGTCTGGTGGCTGACTCCTCCAAGTATGGTGCGGTCTACTTTGCTCAAACGGCCCCCATTACGAGCATCCACGCCGTTGTGACCGACGAGCAGCTGTCGGCAAACCAGAGATCGGCTCTGGAAGCGGCGGGGATCGAGGTGATCATCGCCTCGCCAGCGTCCCCAAGTCCCGGGTGAAGCCGCTGGCTGAGTGCACGGCTCACCTGCGTCGGCTCCGGGCCTGCCTGTGCTTCGCTCCTGTTCTGTGGAGAGCAGCCCTTACACGATCGGTGCTCGCGTGCTATCATCGCGGCGCAGCAGCTGCACAAGGAGGAAGACGTGAAGAATATCGGGTTCATTGACCTGCACATAGACGAGTTTCACTCCAACACCTACGCTCGTCTCATACCTCAGTCCACTCAGGCTGATCGCTTTCGGCTGGCCCTGGCTTGGGAGAAGGCGCCGGGGGAGGGGAAGAAGTCGTTGGAGGAGTGGTGCCGGGAGCACAACGTAGGGGTAGCCTCCAGCCTCGAGCAGGTGGTAGAGGAGTGCGATTGCCTGGCCGTCCTCGCCCCCAGCAACCCGGAGGTGCACGAGGAGCTGGCTGACCTGCCTCTGCGTTCGGGCAAGCCAGTCTACGTGGACAAGACGTTCGCTCCCTCTCTGGCAGCGGCCAAGAGGATGTTCGATAAGGCAGAGCAACACGGCACGCCCTTGATGTCCTCCTCCGCCCTTCGTTTCGGAAGCGCCATCCAGAGAGTTGTGCACGAGGACATGGCGGGCAAGCGAGTCAGTTTCGTAGCCACGCGCGGGGGAGGGCGCAGCTACGAGGAATACTCGGTGCACATGTTCGAGATGATGGTCATGGCCATCGGCACGGGGGCCACCCGCCTGATGCAGGTGGGCAACGACGCCGCCAGGGTGACGGTGGTGGACTACCCGGACGGGCGGCGCGGCTGCATCACCCAGGCCCAGCCCTTCCCCTTCCAGTTCGCAGCTCTGTACGGCGACAACCAGGCTGCGGTGATCAACGAAATGCCTGACTTCTACCCGGGCCTGGTCGAGGCCATGCTGCGCTTCTTCGACAGCGGCAAGCCCGAAGTGCCCAAGGAGCAGACCCTGGAGATCATGGCCCTGGTGGAGGCGGGCGTCGCCGCCCTGAACGCGCCGGATCGGTGGGTGGACCTGCCCAAGTAGTGACACGTGACACGTGACGCGTGACCGGCGGCCAACTCGTGGTTATGGGTCACGCGTCACGTGTCAGTTGTGCCAGGAGGCCTCATGACACTCCCTGCTCTCGACCCATGCGGTCGCGCTCCCTCCACTCCCATCTCGTCCGATGTCTACGAGCGGCATGATGTCTTCGTCCCCATGCGCGATGGCGTCCGGCTTGCCTGCGATATCTATCAGCCGGCCCGGGAGGCTGCGCCGCTTCCGGGCGCGTACCCGGTGATCCTGGAGCGCACGCCCTACGACAAGGTGGGCTGCATTGACAGAGGGCGTTACTTCGCCCGCCACGGCTACGTCTTCGTGGCTCAGGACGTGCGGGGCCGTTACCGGTCGGAGGGGGAGTGGTATGCCTTCGCCCACGAGGCCCCGGATGGCTACGACACGGTGGAGTGGATCGCCAAACAGCCCTGGTGCAACGGCAAGGTGGGCACCATGGGCGCCAGCTACTGCGCTAGTGATCAGAGCGCCCTGGCCACCCTGAACCCGCCCCATCTGTCGGCCATGGTGCCGAGAGTGGGAGCCCACAACTACCACCACGCCTCCATGCGGCACAATGGCGCCATGGAGCTGCGCTTCGTCATCTACGCCTTCCGCATGGCCACCACCAGCCGCGAGGCCCAGGCAGACGCGAGGATCAGGTCCGCCGCTCAGGCCGCTTACGCCCGGGCCGACCTGTGGCTGCGCCGGCTGCCGCTGGAGCCGAGTGTCAGCCCCCTTCGGTTCCTGCCCAGCTACGAGCGGTGGATCCGAGACGTGCTCACCCACGGCGACTACGACGAGTACTGGCAGCAGCGGGGTTACGCCATCTCCCACTACTATGACCAGCACGCCGATGTCCCTACCTATTACATGGGTGGCTGGTACGACAGCTACGCCCGCAGCACCTGCGAGAACTTCGTCGAGCTCCGTCGGCGGAAGAGGTCGCTCCACAAGCTCATCATGGGGCCCTGGACCCACGGTGGGGATACGGTCACCTACGCCGGAGACGTGGACTTCGGCCCCCAATCCAAGCTCGACGACCTCAACTACTTCCACCGGCGCTGGTTCGATCACGTACTCAAGGGGGAGGACAACGGGATAGACCGGGAGCAGCCGGTGATCATCTTCGTGATGGGCGGCGGCAGCGGTCGCAAGGACGTCAACGGACGCCTGCAGCACGGGGGCTACTGGCGCTTTGAGAACGAATGGCCCCTGGCCCGCGCCCGCAAGACCCCGTTCTACCTGCACTACGGCGGCGGCCTGAGCCCTGAGCCGCCGGCCGTCTCCGAGCCTAGCCGCTACACCTTCGACCCGGCCGACCCTGTGCCCACCATCGGGGGCAACATCTCCGCCGGGGATCCCTTCCTGCTTCCGGGGGGCTACGACCAGCGGGGCGATCCCCGGTTCATGGGGACCGAGGGCGACCTGCCCCTGAACTCCCGGCCCGACGTGCTCACCTTCCAGACCGAGCCTCTAAGCGAGGACCTGGAGGTCACCGGGCCCATCGAGGTGACCCTCTATGCCTCTTCCTCGGCACTGGACACCGACTTCACCGCTAAGCTACTGGACGTCTACCCGCCCGGGGAGGACTACCCCGATGGATTCGCCCTCAACCTGACCGATTCCATCATCCGGGCGCGCTACCGCCACTCGGACGAGAGGCCGACGCTGCTGCAGCTGGGGAAGGTGGAGGAGTTCCGCTTCGCTCTGTACCCGACCAGTAACGTGTTCAGGGCGGGGCATCGCATCCGGGTGGACGTCTCCAGCAGCAACTTCCCCCGGTTCGACGTGAACCCCAACACCGGCGGCCCGATCGGGAGGGAGCGGCGCCGGATGCTGGCCCACCAGGCCATCTACCACGACCCTGAGCATCCGTCGCACATCGCCCTGCCGCTGGTGCCGTTGGGGGAATAGCACGCTGATCAAGCTGTTGAGGCGTTGATCTACGCTGATCGCGTATGGGCAGCGGATGGCCCGCACAGGCCAGGAGGCCGGGAATGGTCCGCTCGGGTCATCATCCCCGGCCTCGTCTGGGTGGAGTTGTGGTGGGCGTCAGGCCGGCCCGATCACGGGAGCCTGGTCACCGTCCCCGATTCCAGATACGTCTCGTAGCCGATGATTGCGGGTGGGTTAGCACCGGTCCAGTCGGCTGGTTCCAGCAGAACTCTCTCCTCGGCGAGAAGGGCGGACGTGGTCGGATCGAAGATCAGGGTGAAGCGCTCTGCTGCTCCCCCAAACTCGGTCCTCATGGCAACCGCGATTCCAGATCGCCCGGCGTGGTCGGTGACTTCGCCGACCAGCTCCACACCTGGGATCTGGGCCGCCACCTTGTAGAGCGCAGACCGAAGCTCTGGGGGTGCCCCCGGCTGTCGCAGCAGGTCCCCCACGATAACGAACATCCCGGCGTCGACAGGAGGATCGGCGTGTTCGGCCTGGGCACGGATGGCAACAGCCAGGGCCTCAGGGTCGGTGGGCAGACTGGCGAAGTCCTCGTAGTGCAGACCTCCCGGTCCGAAGTCCTGGTTGATGGCGTGATCGAAGGACGGCGATCCCGAGGCCTGCCAGTGGGCCCGGTCACACTCGGCCAGGAAGATGGGTCCGTCGAACGTCTCTCGGATCCTGCCTGAACCATCGGGCGCCACCCACAACTCGCGGGAGCGGGGAACCAGCGCCACCACGGGTCGACCGTTTCTGCCTTCCATCATCACCAGGTGCGCTCCCTCGGACCGGGTGTAGCGATACGCGTTCTTGGCGCCCGTCAGGTCCACCGGTTGCTGGGGCTCCAGTTGAACCTGTATGGCGGCCACCTCGGCCAAGTCGTTGAGGACTCCCTGCGCCGATGCCCCCTGATGCTGGGCTGGCGGCAGGCCGGCGAGCAGCAGGACCGCCGTCAGCAGGATGGCGGCACCGACCGCCACTGCAGGCCGGCCCAGAGCCCAACGCTGGCGGGAGCGATACCTCTCCTCAGCCCGAACGGTGCGCGGTCGCGACTGCAGACGCTCTGAGATTATGGGCCACAGGTCGAGACGGTTGGGTATGGCGGTAGCGGCGTACGCCTCTAGGGCTGTGCCGACAGACTGCTTGTCAGGTTGTTCCTTCACAGCTTGCCTCCTGGTTCTATCCCCGAGGCCGCGTGCCTGGGGCCGAATCGAGCCTGCTTCCGCCTAGGGTCAGTGCCGGCGTGGTGGGTAACAGTGCTGGTCAGCAACGTGCGTAGGTGCCTGCGCGCGTCGTGTAGACGCCGCTTGACCGTTCCCAGGGGCCATCGCAGCCGACCGGCGATCTCGGGCTCGGTTAGGTCGAGGTAGTACCGGAGCACGATAGCGGCCCGTCTCGGAGGAGAGAGCCTCTGCAGGGCTTCACCTATGGACTGGGACAGCTCGACGTGTTCCACCAGTTCCTCAGGGCCTGGGTTCGGGTCTACGGTGAGATCGTCCAGCTCGATCTCGTCCTGAGCTGCTCGATCGGCATCGTGAAGCTGCCGCTGCTCCCGAGCGGCGGTCTTGACGGCCGCGTTGACCACGCTGCGCAAGAACCAGGGGCCGAATGGCCGCCTGGGGTCGAACTGGGCGATGCGCTCGTAAGCTCGCACAAATGCTTCCTGGACCACGTCCTCGGCGGTTGCCCGATCACCGGTGATCAGGTAGGCGGCTCGCGTAGCCCGTACCTGGTACCGGCTCACCAGGACTTCCAGGCCACCGATGTCGCCCTCCCTAAGCCGTGCGATGGCTTCGCTTTCGTCCACACTCCACCTCTGGGGATGCGTGTGTTGAGAGGATCCTCCATCAGTAGTATCCTCGATCAGCCCTAAAGGTTCCCGCGTATGTGCCCCATGTTCTAGCCGGGAGTGCCAAGAGGTGAGGGATAGCACAGTGATGAGGCTGATGAGACACTGGCCTACGCTGGTCGGCGAGGGATAGTGAAAGAATCCTAGCGGGAATCAGCGTACCGTCAGGGTTTCATGCGTGAGGAGCAGGACATGCGCGTGTTGGGCGCTTGCGTTGCCCACGAAACTAACACCTTCTCTGCCGTACCCACCACGCTGGAGGACTTCCGGCGCGCGTCGCCCGGGCCCGACCCTGGTGACGGGTCGGGCTTCGGCTCAGGCCAGGCCATCGTGGGCGAGTTCGAGGGCACGCGCTCCATGGCCGGGGGCTTCCTGGATGGGGCTCGCGAGCACGGCCTAGACCTCGAATTGCTGATGTGGACCTTCGCCACTCCCGGCGGCACGGTGCGGCAGGACGCCTACGAGTTCATGCGCGACCTGCTCCTGCGTCGGATGCGGGAAGCAGGGGCCTGCGACGGAGTGCTGCTCCACCTTCACGGGGCCATGGTGAGCGAGGACATTGAGGACGTAGAGGGGGACCTCCTGACGGCGGTCCGAGGCGTCGTCGGGCCGGACGTGCCCATCGTGGTGACGCTGGACCTGCACGCCAACGTCACGGCCGAGATGGCGCGGCAGGCGGACGTGCTCGTGGGCTACGACGAGTACCCCCACAGCGACATCTACGAGCGGGGCGTGGAGGCTGCCGGCCTGCTGGCTGCCATCCTCGAAGGACGCCTTAAGCCTACCATGGCCTATCGGCAACTGCCGCTTGTGACCATGCCGCCCAAGCAGTGCACTCTGCGGCAACCCATGCTTTCGCTGCTGTCTCTGGCTCGCGAGATAGAGGCGCGGCCAGGCATCGCCAACGTGACTCTGGCCCTGGGCTTCCCCTTCGCCGACGTCCGCGACGTCGGCGTGTCGGTGCTGGTCACTGCTGACGGCGACCGGACGTTGGCCGAGGCCACGGCAGTGGAGATGGCCCAGGCCGTCTGGGACCGCCGGGACGAGTTCCAGGTGGAGCTGACCCCGGTGGCCGAGGCCATCGAGTACGCCCAGACTCGGGCCAGGGGGCTGGTGGTGCTGGCCGACGGCTCGGACAACCCGGGGGGCGGGGGCCCCTGCGATGGCACCGTGATCCTGCGGGAGCTGATCGAGAGGGAGGCGCAGGACGCGGTGGTGGCCATCATCGCCGACCCGGAGGCCGTCGCTATGGCAGTCGAGGCCGGGGTGGGCAACAGCGTTACCCTGGACCTGGGGGGCAAGACGGACGACCGTCACGGGCCGCCGGTACACCTGACCGGATACGTCCGGCTCATCTCCGATGGCAGCTTTGTCGGGCAGGGCCCCATGTCCCGTGGAGTCAGGGCACACATGGGCCGGACTGTGGTGCTGGTGGTGGGAGGCGTGGAGGTGGTGGTCACTGAGCGGCGGCTGCAACCTCTGGACGCGGAGCTCCTACGCAGTGTCGGCATCGAGCCGACTCGTCGTCGCATCGTGGCCCTGAAGTCGGCGGTCCACTTTCGCAGCACCTATCAGGACCTGGCCGAGCGCATCTTCGACATGGACACGCCCGGGGTGCACCGGCCGGACTTCTCCGCCTACGAGTACCGGCGGCTGCGACGGCCGGTGTATCCGCTAGATCAGGTCTCGTGGCCGGAGCGGCGATAGAACGCTGATGCCGCTGATACTACGCTGACTGGCGCTGATCATTAGCAGAGGAACTAAGGGGGGATCAGCGTGCATTGGCGCCATCTGCGTGACATTCTGAGGGGATCCCATGGCACAGAGGAAGCCGCCCGGACAGATCGTCAACCTCAACGGCGCTCCCCGATCCGGCAAGTCGAGCATTGTCGCTGCCATCCAGGATACGTTCGACAGCGTACGGATGAACCCGAGGCTGAACGCGGTGATGGATGTGGGCCGCAACGATGCCTGTTCTGTCCCCCGAGGCATTTTGCCCGATTGCGCCCGGCGGTTGCAGGGCCTGCCGGTTCTGTTCGTGGGGGTGCGCTGCCTCCCTGGAGGCCATCGTGGAGCGCCGTCGGGCTTCCGGCTACCTCGCCGGCGAGTTCCCTGATGCCCCCGGTGCCGGAGCCCGTGCTCCGGTGCCACAGGGCAGTCCACCTCCCCGGCATCTACGATCTGGAGGTGGACACTTCGACGCAGACGCCGGAGTAGTGCGCGGCGGCGATACGAGAGCGCCTGGAGCACGGCCCGGAGCCGTCGGCGTTCCGGCGGCTGGCTGAGATGAGTCCAGCGCGGAGCCGGTGACGGACGCCGGGTCGTGCGGTTCTACCCGCCGGCGTAGTAGACTCGGCGACTGGACACCCGGAAGGTGACCAGGGTCACGGCCATGATGATGACGAAGAGCACCCAGGGTGCAGGCCAGGATGGCTTCGGGCTCATCCTGGCCTGCGGGCGAAGGGGGACTCGGCCTCAGTCCAGGAGCGGCAGCTTGACCGCTTCGCCACCCCGCTCCGCCGACATGTCGGCCGCCATGGCTAGTTCGTGCGTCTTGACCGCATCCTCGACGTTGGTGTGCGACTCCTTGTCGTTGATGATGCAGTCCACGAAGTGGTTTATCTCGAGCTGGAACGGGTGATGAGTGACGTCGCCGCTGTCGGGGAGAATGGTGGGGTAGGTGGCCCATCCTCTCTGGCCCGGGTACTTCGAGGGAGACCAGATCAGGTTGTCCTTGATGGTGCCCTTGTCGCCCAGCAGAAAGACGTTGAAG
This window encodes:
- a CDS encoding M81 family metallopeptidase, which gives rise to MRVLGACVAHETNTFSAVPTTLEDFRRASPGPDPGDGSGFGSGQAIVGEFEGTRSMAGGFLDGAREHGLDLELLMWTFATPGGTVRQDAYEFMRDLLLRRMREAGACDGVLLHLHGAMVSEDIEDVEGDLLTAVRGVVGPDVPIVVTLDLHANVTAEMARQADVLVGYDEYPHSDIYERGVEAAGLLAAILEGRLKPTMAYRQLPLVTMPPKQCTLRQPMLSLLSLAREIEARPGIANVTLALGFPFADVRDVGVSVLVTADGDRTLAEATAVEMAQAVWDRRDEFQVELTPVAEAIEYAQTRARGLVVLADGSDNPGGGGPCDGTVILRELIEREAQDAVVAIIADPEAVAMAVEAGVGNSVTLDLGGKTDDRHGPPVHLTGYVRLISDGSFVGQGPMSRGVRAHMGRTVVLVVGGVEVVVTERRLQPLDAELLRSVGIEPTRRRIVALKSAVHFRSTYQDLAERIFDMDTPGVHRPDFSAYEYRRLRRPVYPLDQVSWPERR